Part of the Leptolyngbya boryana PCC 6306 genome is shown below.
TGCTGGTCATTTTTCAAGATTTAATCTGCGTGGTTCTCTCCCCCTCGCTTCGTTACCGGGATAGAGAGCAATTGAAAGTTTTTGAGATCCGGGCTAAATCGATAAATCAGTGAAAGCGAACGTATCTCGTCGCTGTAATTGCTTATGAACGCGATGCTGCCTTGAGCATGGCATCTCTACTTCATTGCTCTTTGTCCAACTGCCCCCTGTTGGACTTAGAACCATGATTCACTGTAAAACCTGTTTGTCTAGGAAAGTTATTCCTGGACTTAAACGCTCGTTCTATAAAGATTGTGAGCGGTGGATGCCCAATGATGCAAATTTTGAGTGGGCACCCATAATCCAATCTTCATCTGTCAAGACATCGCTCTCACCGAGTAAGCCCTGCTCTAAGCCAACGAACCTAGAACTCATAGTGGCTAGCCAACTGAGCCTGCTTGGAGGGGGATCATGATTGCAACCGTTCCACGTGGGTTCAATGTCAACCCTAAACTGTTTAGCGGTCACTCCGGCACTGCTGACTCTCTCTCTTTCGAGCAATTCAAGGAGAAGATGACTTCGGAGTTCTTAACGGGCAGCGTGATTCATCCGGCACTCTACCAAGCCTCGATCCGACTGGTTCGAGATCTTGAAGTCGCGTTTGGCGGAGAAGTCAGCACTCCGATTCACGATGCACTTGGATGGAGCTACACCCGATTTGGCAATTCTGTTCAGCCGACTTTGTATGCGGCACTGTTCAAGAACGAAGATGGATCGTTCTGGCAAAGCAAACTCAGCCATCCCCGCATCGACGATCGCGGAAAAGAGCGCAAATATGAATGTCGAAAAGGTGGAGGCTCAACCGCTTTCTTGCCACCGATTCCTCCGGCGATTCGAGAGATTATGGCTCAACATCTCCAGACTCCGGTTCCAACAGACGGCAGCTTCTGGAGCTGGGTTGCAGACACTCCTCAGACCCCGATCGTCATTACCGAAGGGGGGAAAAAAGCAGAGTGCGCTCTGTCACAAGGCTACATCGCGCTCGCATTGTTCGGCTGTACAGGTGGCTATCGCTCAAAAGATGCACTTGGTAATCCAGTAAAGCCCTATCTCATTCCTGATATAGAGCGATTTGCGGTTCCAGGTCGTCGGATTGTATTGGCGTTTGACCAGGACGAGCGCGAGAAGACTAGGCGGCAGGTTGGCGTTGCGATCGCCAGGTTCGGTCGATTGTTGGTTGAGCGCGGCTGCGAAGTTCTGGTTGCCACCTGGCGATCGCAGCAAGGCAAAGGGCTGGATGATTTAGTCGCGAATGCTGGTGCAGACGCATGGCACACCGCCTACGATAACGCGCTCCCCTTAATTCAATGGGAATTTACACAGCGACTAGAGCGCAGACTAACGTATCCGGCTAATTTGCTCACAGATATCGGGGATCTCTCAAAACTGCCAATCGCCCAAATCGAGCAAACTCCCGAAGCAGGAATCGTCGGCATTTCCAGCGAAAAGGGCACAGGTAAAACCAAATTGCTCAACCTCCTGATCCAGGATAATCCCAAAGTGCTGTCACTGTCTCATCGAATTGCTCTAGCACGAAATTTAGGAGAACGCTTAAATCTGACTTATCGCAGTGATGCCGATAAAGTGCAAGGTCGATTTATCTCAGAAGCCGGATTTACTCAGCGGATTGTTTCAGTCGTCGATGGGCTACTTGCGATCGATCCCGCACAATTCACAGATTGCGACTTGATTTTAGACGAAGTAACTCAGGAGCTGCGGCATCAACTCACGTCTGCGACTTGTGCCACAGATGGCAAGCGCCCAGTGATTCTGGCACGATTCACCGAACTGGTTCGCAATGCACGGCGCATTATTGTCGCAGACGCAGATTTAGACAACGCTGCATTAAACTATCTGCGAGACCTGCGCAGCGAGGAGCAAAAACCGTATCTAATTCGGAATCTGTTCAAGCCTGAGCCTTATGATTGTCGATTCATCATGGCTCGCGATCGCACCGTCATTACCGCAGATTTTCTCGAAGAAGTCACAACGCTACCCCAAGGAAAAGTGCTATTTGTTGCCACCGACAGCAAAGCCACAAGCAAATCGCTGACGAGACTCTTAGCCGAACAGCACCCTCAAAAACGGGTATTGCTGCTCAACTCTGAAACCAGTGGTGGCGAGTGTGAGCGAGCTTTTACTGCTGCACCGGATGCCGAGATTCAGCACTACGACATTATTATCTGCTCACCTTCATTAGCTACTGGGGTCTCGATCGAATGTCAAGGAATTGTCCATCGCGTATATGGCATTTTTACAGGTGCAAGCTCGAACGATGGCGACATTGCTCAATCACTGAGCCGAGTGCGGGAGCCTGTAGCTCGGGTGGTGTGGGTTGCAAGATTTGGGTCGAACCGTTCAAAAGTTAGCCGTTCTGCAAATCCCCTCGAAGTGCGTCACCATCTCCAAACTCTATCAACGGCAACTGTGCAACTGATTCGGACTAGCTTGAGAACTGAGGCGATCTCTGGCATCGAGCAATATAATTGGCAGTCTGATCCCCACATCTCGCTGTATTGCCACCTAGCAGCCGTACAGAATCGCTCAATGCAGCACCTTCGAGATGCCGTGTTAGCCAGAATCAGATTCGAGGGCAATCATGTGATGCTTGAAGAACGAACCCCA
Proteins encoded:
- a CDS encoding plasmid replication protein, CyRepA1 family; amino-acid sequence: MIATVPRGFNVNPKLFSGHSGTADSLSFEQFKEKMTSEFLTGSVIHPALYQASIRLVRDLEVAFGGEVSTPIHDALGWSYTRFGNSVQPTLYAALFKNEDGSFWQSKLSHPRIDDRGKERKYECRKGGGSTAFLPPIPPAIREIMAQHLQTPVPTDGSFWSWVADTPQTPIVITEGGKKAECALSQGYIALALFGCTGGYRSKDALGNPVKPYLIPDIERFAVPGRRIVLAFDQDEREKTRRQVGVAIARFGRLLVERGCEVLVATWRSQQGKGLDDLVANAGADAWHTAYDNALPLIQWEFTQRLERRLTYPANLLTDIGDLSKLPIAQIEQTPEAGIVGISSEKGTGKTKLLNLLIQDNPKVLSLSHRIALARNLGERLNLTYRSDADKVQGRFISEAGFTQRIVSVVDGLLAIDPAQFTDCDLILDEVTQELRHQLTSATCATDGKRPVILARFTELVRNARRIIVADADLDNAALNYLRDLRSEEQKPYLIRNLFKPEPYDCRFIMARDRTVITADFLEEVTTLPQGKVLFVATDSKATSKSLTRLLAEQHPQKRVLLLNSETSGGECERAFTAAPDAEIQHYDIIICSPSLATGVSIECQGIVHRVYGIFTGASSNDGDIAQSLSRVREPVARVVWVARFGSNRSKVSRSANPLEVRHHLQTLSTATVQLIRTSLRTEAISGIEQYNWQSDPHISLYCHLAAVQNRSMQHLRDAVLARIRFEGNHVMLEERTPNSVIRQELARSRQEAQILEAETLVQVPSLTYLQVRQLEERQASGSAITPEEQAALSKFYLIDFYCLEDLTIDDCLWDNNGRRRGEILNLESLLFPDVALDRSAKSLERQATWNQGYCPWDFSHTELRRRVREQIGLTELLDRARNGEQWCKYDLQVYADRARQFSADIKLTLHFTISDRVSDVQIIHQLLSQLGIVLKQQWSRSVPGHEGEKLRVYSLDQAHWQNLWGILQRRDLKRQQFQAQMQTESAEDFGSSPPLENSQGGGDPSGWLSEECLDDVREMLEAAQSDPEQLAAIRESIPEPVLRYLAQIAKASHVRQETK